The Ipomoea triloba cultivar NCNSP0323 chromosome 13, ASM357664v1 genomic interval ATGGagtattagtatttagtatagaattatttttatgtatatactATTATATGTCCAATTGTCCATTTAGTAGTTCGTATATACTTCAAGTTCATATAAATGTGCACATACATAAATTAGACTCcttatcacttttttttaatagcacTCTAGAGAATAAGAGCTGAAACTAATAGTTTACAATGGTCTTCAGCGTACTGGTGCTTTTATATTAGgtgttgtagacttgtagtttAGAATTCAGAGCATTTAAGATCAGATATTGAAATAGACACATGGGTAAAATTAAGCATATCAGCAGAGTGTTGGAACTCTAGTTTGAATTGATAACTGAACTTGGGTTAGATATACATAGTGATGTGTTAATCTTTAGATCCATGAAGATTAAAAGATACTCCGTAGTCTGTAGTTAATAGTGTCACAGGAAACATGAATGAGGAAAGGGAAGAGAAATGCTttctatgcaaaaaaataaatgaacataCTGAGTATCTATCTATCCATGCACAAAACATAAGGATAAGCATGCTCACCCCTGAACACGCGAAAAGAATCCGGCAGAGGCCTCTGCTGAGTTGCATAAAATATCTCACTATCCTCCACAAGGTACAGCCCGGGATCAACAATTATAGGTTTCAACTTCTGGGATCTACAATGCACAGCACACTGATAAAGTTAGAAAAGATTAAAAACCTTTAAACACCTCTAAGATTTTTAATCAGTCACTTGTGGTGTTTGTACTTGCAAAGTCAAAAGGGAGAAAGGGGAATGCACATACTCTCTCCATCCAATATAGCTTGTGTGATTGACAAAATTAAGATCCTTGGGCAGGTACGACAGAATGTGAAGAAGATCTAAAAATCAACCAGACAGATAAATGAAGGATGAGTccaatacagtatatatatatatgcaaagtaAAAATCCAATAACTATGCGACTATGTTAAACTACTTGATCCTATTGCAAACATAAGTGTACAAGTACTCCATCTAATATACCCTTAGTACAAGAAATTACTGAAATTGGAACGGAAAGATATACCATCTTGAGTTACGAGAGGGTAATCGGCACTAGAGAGATTGATGAACCAATCCCAGCTGCTAGAAATGCGGAGAAGAATCGACGCGCCATGGAGCGTGGAAGATATGGAAGAGGAGCCTTTGGAGTAGACGAAATCGGCGTTCCCCAAGACGTGAACATTACGCGCAGCCCTGAAGAGGGGCACAGTGTTGACAGAGAGGGCCAGCAAGTCGCGGTCGGACTGGGGAGCGGAGCGGTCGAGGTGGAGGAGGTAGTGATTGCGGGGGTGGTAGACGGCGAAGAGGAGGCGGACGATCCGGCCGGAGTCGCCGGCGGATCCGGAAATGTAGTAGGCGATGGATGGGGGGCGAGGCGGAGGGGAAGAAAGGTCGCCGTGAATGAGGACGCGGTGGGGATGGGAAGGGTGGTTGGGGAAGAGAGAGGTGTCGGGTTGGCTGGGCGGTGGAGTAGAGGGGAGAGTGAAGAGGGAGACGATTaggaggagagagaagaaggaGGTGGCGACGAAGATAAATGGGGTGGAGAGTAGCCTTGTGATGGCGGAGGTGGCGGAGGAGGCGGCGGTGGTGGACGGTGGTGTTTGGTTAAACATTTTTGTTTACTGTGGGGGCTGAGAATTTGATACTTTGCCGGTTGATTGGGGTTTGCTAGGTGATCTGTGCCGACTCTGCAATCtgcatttccttttatatttcccttttgtattttaaatatgtatatatttttacctCATTGATTAAGGCCAAGTTCCGGTATGCTCAAGTCTTAAGGTGTCGTTGGTGTGATTGCACAATTAAGTATGTAAAAATTTACCAATTGTGTTAGAAAACGCATAGTCGCACTGGTGCATTTTGTGGTGTATTGGTGCTAATAAAGTATATACTGACCGTATAAGCTATGGGCTACGTATTTGAGGTTGGTCTGGGTTAGAATACTTGGCCTAATTATCTCTTGGGTTCAGTGATGTGCTCGAGTGACGTGACAGTGGACTATAAATTCCCGAGCTCTCCATTATAGCCTCTAGAAACAGCAAAAAGTTCCTCTCTCTTGTAATTAATGCGGTATTTATGGTGTAGCTAGGGGACAAGTTCCGAGCTCTCATCATGCTAAGCACATGGAATGCATACACGGGCTCCGGTCGTAACGGGGTCAGGACCATACACATGAGGTGAGATGCCTTTCCTTTCATATGGGTGATATATGTGGGAACAAGGTAATGAGGTTGGTCCGAGCCATGTTAGATATGATAATAAGGACTTGCTTTGGAGAGGTCCGGAGGATAGGCCAGTGAGGTTGCCCTTCGGGTCAGTCTGGCCTCCAGCCGTGATGCGTACCAAACCCCTACCGCTTGTACCAACTCCATGCCCGAGGGATATTCCATATCAAATACgtttttttgtgcattttctaacactattggtgctttttgcatacctaatggtgctaCCGCACGTTAAGACTTGATCATATTTGAGCTAACATCCAATGATTAATTTTCTTCACACTGTGTGCTCAATTTTATTACACTTTgttttctatattatatataggtaTTGGATTCGTTATGAGATACtccgtaaataataattaatctcAGTCttacattgaaaaaataaaatggatcGGATCAAATTTTTGAATAATTGATTGACATTTTAGTAAATATCACCAATTTTACTATGTAAACTTGAATACAAAAATCTACAattctcaaactttttcaagtttgcacatttaatattaacattttgtatatttagtattaaaaggttgcacttgcaaaaatgcgaaagCGCATCGCActtagggtttcgattttagagtttatgattaagttttttgttttatttgacctagtggttcactttttagtttttactacTTAAGGTATAGCATTTAaggtttatatttaaaaatgagctttttagttgattttataaaatttaccaggtttacatatttagttgttaaagttTGCATATTTATGTGTTTAAGTTTGCATagtgaagttgatgataattacaaaaatgtcatcgCATCTTTTAAAATATCTGATTAGACCTGTCGaatttttacagatgtaagattgagattgattcttatttttctcaaataatcaaatatgcCCTTGAACTtttacctgaaaagtcaattaagttcttacactttttaaagttacaattaaaccaaacaatattttattttggtgcaATTAAGTCTAAAACCAGCTAGTGACATGTGATAGCAGGTCACTAGAGTTTTGACAACTCTCTAGCGACACTCCGACattatttttgaccacaaattgACTGTCGACTGGCGCAGATTGCCAGTCACCATAGAAGAACTCAGAGGAGGCAACTAGAactggttaattttttttttttaaatcaaaattaattaataaacacTATAAATATCAATTAGTCATTCATAACGCAGAATTATGTTCCACAAATAAAACGCTAAACGCCTAAACGATTACAATTGCCGAACGCGGAGCACTAGATAAAAGCCCGAATAAGGCGTAAATAAAATCAGGTCGGCCTAAGGGTATAAATGTCCTTTCAACTTGCGAATCGATTCGTATATTAGGGCTCCGAACTCAAAACGAACTTCTTTCCGGTTTCCAACCGATACTTGTTAATCCTCGTACCTCGAAGCTCATTCCAAACACTTTCTGCAAAATCAATAGCCTTTGCTGCAAAAGGATGTCCTTCATTGATGAATTTGAAACCAGTATGCCTTTGCTTTCTCTTTATCTCCTTATATTTG includes:
- the LOC116000934 gene encoding beta-glucuronosyltransferase GlcAT14A translates to MFNQTPPSTTAASSATSAITRLLSTPFIFVATSFFSLLLIVSLFTLPSTPPPSQPDTSLFPNHPSHPHRVLIHGDLSSPPPRPPSIAYYISGSAGDSGRIVRLLFAVYHPRNHYLLHLDRSAPQSDRDLLALSVNTVPLFRAARNVHVLGNADFVYSKGSSSISSTLHGASILLRISSSWDWFINLSSADYPLVTQDDLLHILSYLPKDLNFVNHTSYIGWRESQKLKPIIVDPGLYLVEDSEIFYATQQRPLPDSFRVFRGSSYSILSRKFLDFCILGTENFPRTLLMYLSNTPSSDAVYFPTVLCNSRQFNRTIINHNLQYVSLNSRKEARVLNSSDFLGMIRSGAAFASPFQERDPILDQIDSEILHRSLGKPVPGGWCLGNGENDRCAVWGDADVLRPGVGAKRLEKHFIELFADGRLQSQQCIEE